TTTCGGGCCTATCTTCTCGGCACTACTTGTGAGAGCCTTTGGTAGACGCTATACCATGCTGTTTGGAGGCATGGCCACCATGGCCATCATGTTTGGGTATACAACCGTGCGCACACCGGCCGGCGACGCTGGCTTTTCGTCTGCTACCAATTTTTTCATGAACGTGTACTATGGCTGTCTCTACGCATATGCGACAGAAATCTTCCCAGCACAGGCGCGTGGTACAGGAATGGGGCTGGCCTCTGTTTTGGGCGCCATTGGTGGAGCCCTGTCCCCTGTGGCATACTATTTCGGTGAGAGCTCTGGCACCTCGGTTCCTATCTGGCTCGCAGGCGCACTCTTTGGCGTGCTTGGTATTCTGGCTGCCCTCTACCCATTTGAGCCCTCTGGCAGGGGCCTTAATCTGGTGCGGTCTGGAAATAGAAGTGAGGTTATCTAGTCAAGCTTATTAATGAAGCAATAAACTTTACGGAATTCGGGTTAAATGCGGAGCTGTGATTTTTTGAGACATCTTTGAAGATCAGCTCTTATGCACCCTAAGAAACTTTAGCAAGTGGTATTACATGACGTCTTTTTTCCGTTAACCCCTTCAGCGACGGACTTAAAAGTATAAAGCCCAGAGACTGAGTCTTCCGGCGCCCTATAAAAGGGCCAGTCTTTCACTCATTCTTTCCAACATGCCACCAAAGTTTAACTCGTTCAAGTGGGATACCATTCCAGAAGACCTCTACACCCGGCTGGGAAAGTCCGGCCTCCAGATTTCTAGAATCGTCCTAGGATGTATGTCCTATGGCCGCAAGTCGTGGTTTGACTTTGTGCTAgaagacgaggacgaagtGTTCACGATCATGAAGAAAGCTTATGACAGCGGAATTCGTACTTTTGACACCTCGTGCAATTACTCCAACGGATTCTCTGAAATCCTCGTTGGaaagttcctcaagaaacaCAACATCGACAGACGCACGGTCGTTATCTTGAGCAAGTGTTTTTTCCCTCCTAACGAGTCGGATCCAGACACAAACATCATCGTCCCCGGAACGGCCGAAGGATCGGAGTACATCAACCGATACGGGCTTTCGAGAACCAACATCCTGGACTCTGTGGATAAAAGTATCGAAAGACTTGGCACTCACATCGACGTGCTACAGGTCCATCGGTTCGACACAAACACACCGATCGAGGAGACGATGGAGGCGCTGCACGATGTTGTCAAGTCCGGCAAAGTTAAGTACATCGGAGCTTCTACCATGAGAGCGTACCAGTTTGTTGAAATGCAACACGTTGCCGAGCTGCACGGTTGGACCAAGTTTATCTCTATGCAGAGCTATTACTCTCTGTTCTACAgagaggaggaagacgagctgattGCGTACTGCAAGAAAACTGGAGTTGGACTTATTCCGTACTCACCGCTCGCCGGAGGAGTGCTAGCCAGGCCATTCGATAAGATGTTCAACACTACACCTCGTTCCAGTATAGGTCTTTCAGTTGCCATGTTCGGATTGAACGAGATTACCGACAAGGACAAATTACTGCTTTCCAGAATTGAGGAATTGGCAAACAAACACAGGGTGAAAATGGCCACTGTGGCCATCGCCTGGTGCTTGGCCAAGGACCACAATCCTATTCTGGGTCTCAACAAGGTGGAGAGAATCGACGATGCAATAGCCGCTATCAAGCTGAAACTCACCGATGAGGAAGTTGCGTATCTTGACGAACCAGATGTTTCCCGAAAGCTGCCTAACTTATACCACTAGCATTTAATACTAGATTTAAATAGTCTTAAGATTTAAATAatgttatttttttaacTCCACAACAGAGAAAGGAACTTATATATACCCTTTGGAGGCACGTCATTCTCCGGTCTAGTTTTGTAGTCCTCCATCAGAGCTGGAATGATGATGTCCTTGAGGTCGATCTGCGGAGTGCGTTTGGAGATCTTCCAAGCGAGATAGAAAATCACAAACAGCATTGGGGAGCAGTAAGCAGACACAAATGTGGAGGTCTTCCAGTTCCCGTGGATAAAAGTGGTGAATCCACCTGTCACCAGAAGAATGACCGATGCGATAAGCGAGATCCATGCTCCGGCAGGTGCCAATCTGTTGTGGTACGGAAGATCGGATCTCTTGTATCCCTGGACTTTCAGTGCCCTATTCATTCTGATGTGGCAGATAGAAATAAGGATCCAGCCAAGCAGCAGGTTAGACGAGGTGATGTTTTGGAACCAGCTGAAAACTGTAGCTGCCGTGCTATCGATACTCATATAGGACAGAGCCAGGAACAGCAAAGCCAAGACGACGCCCACAAATGGAACGTTAAGTCTCTTGTTGGTCTTCAAAAAAATTCTAGGGGCCTGTTTCTTTGCCGCAAGCGAAAACAAGACTCTGGCAGAGCTGGTGATACCAGCGTTGGCCTCAGACCATGCAGAGGTAAGAGTGAGCGCATTGACCACGTGGGGAAGCACCTTGATGCCTCCTCTTTCGAATGCAACCACGTATGGCGAGTGAGCTGCTGTTCCGTCGCTCACGGCGATTTTCTTATCGTTGTATGGCACAATCAAACTCAAAACGAAGACTGCAATCATGTAGAGAGAGACGACTCTGTACAGAATTCTTTTGGCGGCACGAGGAATGTTTGTGCGTGGGTTTTTGGTCTCACCAGCTAAAAGCGCAATACCCTGAACTCCACCGTAAGAATAAACGACCGACGACAGAGCAGCCCAGAAACCAATAAACTTACCAATATTGCCGGTCTTGACAAACTCCGCAAATGGGCCAGGATCTTTCCAGTAGTGGAAACCAAGTCTCTCCTGACCCTTGACTCCTCCCAAATCCAGCACTAGACCAGCTAGCACAAGGATAGCAATGAGAgagattttgagcagcGCAAACACAAACTCGACTTCTCCGTATATTCTGATCGAAAACAGATTGGTGACGGCAATTGGAACCGCCAGAACACTGATCCACACAGCAGGACTGAGGTTGCTCCAGTACTGAATGATAAGGGCTGCGGAAACAAGGCCTCCTGGAAGAAGGTGTTGCCAGAGCGAAAGGTAACCATAGGCGAAGCCGACAGCCTCGTCAATGAAGATCTCTGAATGTCTGATTGTAGATCCCGTCAGAGGAGCCAAAGCTGCCACCTCGGCGAAAGCGATCTGGTTCAGGCCCACAATGACTCCAATGAGGGCGTACGCAATGAGGATACCGACCGGCCCTGTTTTGGCCAGTGTTCCTCCActgctcagaaacaaacCCGTACCAAAAACACTGACTAGCGCAATCATACCGATGTGTCTGTCTTTCAGGGTCCTTTTCAGATGCGTGTCATCGACCTCGAAGAGCTCGCTGGCCGAGTCTTGAGGCACGATGCTGACAGTCTCAAGGTTGGCGACAGATTTtctctcctcctcgctgtTGTCAAAGTTGGCTTTGGACATTATGGATAGGAACATAGACCGTCCCGGGACACCATTTTATAATCTCTGGGAAGTGTCACAGCCATGGATCCACAACAAACAGCCACATCTTTAATGcaggtttttttttcagcttccaaacggcattttttttgacagGGTCTTGGGAAAACGATAGCTATTCAGTGATGGTCAGCATCTTCTTGCCAGACAGGGCCTGCTGTTTGTCCTGGTGCCCAACCGTCCTGGTGCTACATCCTCCTCGGAGCCCTCCCCCTTCCGTGTTTCGCGCCCATCGATAGAAGCTTACTGGTGTGGCTACGGAACGCCGTTCGTGCACTCGCTGCCCCAGAATATTTCTGCGCTGAATGGCAACTGGGGCGCTCGATAATCTCACGACTTGAAAATTTATCCAGCTTCGTGTGGTCCTGCATAAGCTGCACTGCCCGACAacagctgaaaaattctgTGAAATTTGTACTCGAGCCAGCGAAAATGACCCAGGATCAGCTTGAGCCACTGCGGCCATGGCATATTCTGCATAAGGAAAAACACATTATCTACCTCTGCGGTAAGGGAACACAACACAGCAAGGCTCCGCTGCTGCTAAATACCATGTTTGCGGCAAAAGGTCTTGACTGGGAGtaccagcttctcgataCAGACGACGCCGAGGCCTTCAGCAAAATGCTCGCCTCGGGGAAAATGATCGGGTGTGCAGTGACTATGCCCAACAAGGTGACTTTCAGCTCTCTTGTCGACCAGCTGACCGAGGACGCCAGAGTTGTCGGATCTATCAACACGGTTTTCGCGCGAAAAAATTCCGGAACCGGCCAAATAGTGTATGTGGGGGCCAACACCGACATCATCGGGGTCAGAGACTCGTTCTTGTTCAACGAGACGGCAAGGCAGAAGTGTCTGGAAGTGCGGCCAGGTCTCGTGTATGGCGCCGGCGGAGCTTGTAGAGCAGCAATATATGCGCTCCACACGTACCTCGGATGCCCTAAAATTTACGTCATCAACAGATTTGCACACGAGGTGGAAACTGTGGCTAAGAGTATGAAGGAGAACGGCTTTGCAGGTGAAATCATCCATCTGAGCACTCCACAAGAGGCACGTCGCGTAGAGTTGCCTAAGTTCATAGTTTTGGCGGTGCCGAACATCAAGCCTCAGACAGCCGAAGAAAAATTGGCCAAGGCCACACTGGACGTTTTCATCGAATCCACCAAGGGTTCCGTGCTAGAAATGTGTTACCACCCAATTATCCGGACACTTCTGTAtgatgagtttgagaaaaagGGCTGGAACGTGATTCCAGGCTGGGAAGCCGTGATATACCAGGGCGCAGCCCAATTTGGCTACTGGACCGGAATACCTTTGGAGGAAACTCCTGTCGAGCATGCCTCACGAACTCTTCGTAAAAATCTAGAAAATGTTTAGTCGTTAAATACATTATGCGCTGATAGATGATGATTTGGTGATGTCGGTAGGGAGCACCTCGACGTCGGACTCCTCGACAGCTTCGATTTTCCGTTGCTCGATCACAGACATGGCGTACTCACGGGCTCTCCATGCAGGCACTCCTGGGGTGAAGAGCAGTCCAACATCTTCGACAGGGACGTTCGATGTTTCGGGGTAGAAGAGGTAGAAGATAATGACCGTCGCAACGACTCCcgagccaaagaaaaagaacaCACCGTATGCGTGCATGCTGTTCACCATGTTTCCTGTGAACCTAGCAAAGATAAATGCCCAAAACCAGTTGGAGGTGGCTGCACAGGCCTGAGCAAAAGTTCTGACACTCtggtcaaaaagctctgACGAATAGACCCATGGTATTCCAGACACCGAGATCGAGTACGCAATACACCAGATGTAGAACATTGCCATGGTGGCCTTTCCACCGGCGTCCATTCCAGCATGCGAGGTGGGATTTGCGATTTTGATGTAAGACCCGATGAAAAAGAGACAGAAAATGCAGATAGGACAGCCGATGAACATCGATTGTCGACGGCCGAGCGGATCAATGAGGAAGAAAGCCCAGAAAGTCGTCGCCACACCTTTCAGCACGCCAAATAGACCAGTCGACAGCAACGCggacgaggtgctgctggcaCCAATAGCACTGAACAGCGTCGGACTGTAGTAATTCACCGCGTTAATACCAGAGGTGTTCTGCAGAATAAACGTGCTCGTGGAAAGCAGCAGTCTGAATCTGAGGTTTTTGTTTGTGAAAATTGCTTTGATCGGGGCGAGAAGACCATCTCCAACctttttttctgcttccTGTGCCTCGGCGAGCAGATTCCCAGTCTCATACTTGAGGTATTCATCGTTCGGTGGCAGTTTCCGGAGATATGACAACGCTTCTATCCCTTTTTCTATCTTatgtttttgaaaataCCACCTGGGAGTCTCCACGATGAAGGCCAATCCAATCATAAATATTCCAGCAGGAATCAATTGCACGGCAATGGGAACCCGCCATTTGAGGTCGCCGTGCAAATGCTTATTTGTTCCATAGTTGATGAAGTATCCCGCAATACCACCTACCTGCCACGAAAGCTCATAAAGTCCGACCAGACGGCCTCTGATGCTTGGCGGTGCGATCTCAGCAGTGTACATTGGAGCAATGTTGCTGATCCCTCCTATGCCAACGCCCAAAATCGTTCTTCCGGCGTATAGCGGGGCAAGCCCCGTTGTGTGGTTTGCACCTAGCTGGATTGCAGATCCCATGATGATTAGGATCGAGGCGATAATTAAGCCAATTCTTCGTCCTCGGTAGAAATTAACAGGATATATGAGCAGGGACCCAAAAAAGGCGCCGACATGGAACAACGAAATGATGTTGGCCTTGACTGTCGTAACTGTGGACTTGGACATCGACTCGAACCCAAACTCCTCCTGGAATGAGTCTAGGACTATAGTTCCGCTGATGAACCCTGAGTCATATCCACAGAGGACAGCGGCCCAGGATGCGAAAATGGCGCAGCGGTAAAGCCTATAATTGTAGATGCTCTCGGGAATCACCATGCCGTCCTTCCCCTTCTCGCCTTTTCGTTTGAACTGTTTCGCGTCGAACATGGCGAGAATCTTTTAACAAATAAAATTTGTCTTGTCTGAAAAGTTCTCGAGGACAATGATGATTGAAGAGAGTTGAACGAAAGGAACTAGAAGCGTATCGAGGATTACGGTATGGGAGTGTCTACTGTGCTTACGCCCCGTCAGTTGGTCGCTTTTGCCCCTGATTACTCCAGATCGCTACCGTAGCTCGAGATCTGGAGCTCCGTTACCGGCGTCACTTGCAGTGTGTGGGgaaaaattttcagcaCATCCCTACACAGGCAATGCACGGAGCAAAGGAAGGACATGTAATTAATTAAGGTAACCTACTTGTCAATTGCCGTATTTCACGAAATG
The sequence above is a segment of the Ogataea parapolymorpha DL-1 chromosome I, whole genome shotgun sequence genome. Coding sequences within it:
- a CDS encoding Aryl-alcohol dehydrogenase; the encoded protein is MPPKFNSFKWDTIPEDLYTRLGKSGLQISRIVLGCMSYGRKSWFDFVLEDEDEVFTIMKKAYDSGIRTFDTSCNYSNGFSEILVGKFLKKHNIDRRTVVILSKCFFPPNESDPDTNIIVPGTAEGSEYINRYGLSRTNILDSVDKSIERLGTHIDVLQVHRFDTNTPIEETMEALHDVVKSGKVKYIGASTMRAYQFVEMQHVAELHGWTKFISMQSYYSLFYREEEDELIAYCKKTGVGLIPYSPLAGGVLARPFDKMFNTTPRSSIGLSVAMFGLNEITDKDKLLLSRIEELANKHRVKMATVAIAWCLAKDHNPILGLNKVERIDDAIAAIKLKLTDEEVAYLDEPDVSRKLPNLYH
- a CDS encoding Dicarboxylic amino acid permease, with product MSKANFDNSEEERKSVANLETVSIVPQDSASELFEVDDTHLKRTLKDRHIGMIALVSVFGTGLFLSSGGTLAKTGPVGILIAYALIGVIVGLNQIAFAEVAALAPLTGSTIRHSEIFIDEAVGFAYGYLSLWQHLLPGGLVSAALIIQYWSNLSPAVWISVLAVPIAVTNLFSIRIYGEVEFVFALLKISLIAILVLAGLVLDLGGVKGQERLGFHYWKDPGPFAEFVKTGNIGKFIGFWAALSSVVYSYGGVQGIALLAGETKNPRTNIPRAAKRILYRVVSLYMIAVFVLSLIVPYNDKKIAVSDGTAAHSPYVVAFERGGIKVLPHVVNALTLTSAWSEANAGITSSARVLFSLAAKKQAPRIFLKTNKRLNVPFVGVVLALLFLALSYMSIDSTAATVFSWFQNITSSNLLLGWILISICHIRMNRALKVQGYKRSDLPYHNRLAPAGAWISLIASVILLVTGGFTTFIHGNWKTSTFVSAYCSPMLFVIFYLAWKISKRTPQIDLKDIIIPALMEDYKTRPENDVPPKGIYKFLSLLWS
- a CDS encoding Quinate 5-dehydrogenase; the encoded protein is MFAAKGLDWEYQLLDTDDAEAFSKMLASGKMIGCAVTMPNKVTFSSLVDQLTEDARVVGSINTVFARKNSGTGQIVYVGANTDIIGVRDSFLFNETARQKCLEVRPGLVYGAGGACRAAIYALHTYLGCPKIYVINRFAHEVETVAKSMKENGFAGEIIHLSTPQEARRVELPKFIVLAVPNIKPQTAEEKLAKATLDVFIESTKGSVLEMCYHPIIRTLLYDEFEKKGWNVIPGWEAVIYQGAAQFGYWTGIPLEETPVEHASRTLRKNLENV
- a CDS encoding MFS transporter, sugar porter (SP) family, yielding MFDAKQFKRKGEKGKDGMVIPESIYNYRLYRCAIFASWAAVLCGYDSGFISGTIVLDSFQEEFGFESMSKSTVTTVKANIISLFHVGAFFGSLLIYPVNFYRGRRIGLIIASILIIMGSAIQLGANHTTGLAPLYAGRTILGVGIGGISNIAPMYTAEIAPPSIRGRLVGLYELSWQVGGIAGYFINYGTNKHLHGDLKWRVPIAVQLIPAGIFMIGLAFIVETPRWYFQKHKIEKGIEALSYLRKLPPNDEYLKYETGNLLAEAQEAEKKVGDGLLAPIKAIFTNKNLRFRLLLSTSTFILQNTSGINAVNYYSPTLFSAIGASSTSSALLSTGLFGVLKGVATTFWAFFLIDPLGRRQSMFIGCPICIFCLFFIGSYIKIANPTSHAGMDAGGKATMAMFYIWCIAYSISVSGIPWVYSSELFDQSVRTFAQACAATSNWFWAFIFARFTGNMVNSMHAYGVFFFFGSGVVATVIIFYLFYPETSNVPVEDVGLLFTPGVPAWRAREYAMSVIEQRKIEAVEESDVEVLPTDITKSSSISA